A single genomic interval of Rhododendron vialii isolate Sample 1 chromosome 3a, ASM3025357v1 harbors:
- the LOC131321396 gene encoding 2-Cys peroxiredoxin BAS1, chloroplastic-like — MACSTAFLGASLSPNPRRASSCISPKPFVSNLPFSSTSHSQTPLSLSSRRSPQSRRSFAVKAGEFPLVGNLAPDFEAEAVFDQEFIKVKLSDYIGKKYVILFFYPLDFTFVCPTEITAFSDRFAEFEKLNTEILGVSIDSVFSHLAWVQTDRKSGGLGDLKYPLVSDVTKSISKSYDVLIPDQGIALRGLFIIDKEGIIQHSTINNLAIGRSVDETMRTLQALQYVQDNPDEVCPAGWKPGEKSMKPDPKLSKEYFAAI; from the exons ATGGCCTGTTCAACAGCTTTCCTCGGAGCTTCTTTGTCTCCAAACCCCAGGAGGGCTTCTTCCTGCATTTCCCCCAAACCCTTCGTTTCAAACCTACCCTTCTCCTCCACCTCCCACTCTcagacccctctctctctctcctcccgcaGGTCTCCTCAATCCCGCCGCAGTTTCGCTGTGAAGGCC GGTGAGTTCCCACTTGTTGGAAATCTAGCACCAGACTTTGAGGCAGAGGCTGTTTTTGATCAGGAGTTCATCAAG GTTAAGCTCTCAGATTATATTGGGAAGAAGTATGTTATTCTCTTTTTCTACCCGCTGGATTTCACTTTTGTTTGTCCTACCG AGATCACCGCATTCAGCGACCGCTTTGCAGAATTCGAGAAGTTAAACACAGAAATATTAGGTGTTTCCATTGACAGCGTG TTCTCCCACCTTGCATGGGTCCAAACAGATAGAAAGTCTGGGGGGCTTGGTGATCTGAAGTATCCATTGGTTTCTGATGTGACCAAATCGATCTCAAAATCTTATGACGTACTGATTCCGGATCAG GGTATCGCTTTGAGGGGTCTTTTCATTATTGACAAGGAAGGAATTATTCAGCACTCCACCATTAACAATCTTGCAATTGGCCGAAGTGTTGACGAGACAATGAGAACACTCCAG GCATTGCAATACGTGCAAGATAACCCAGATGAAGTATGCCCGGCTGGCTGGAAACCTGGGGAGAAATCAATGAAGCCAGATCCCAAGCTCAGCAAGGAATACTTTGCTGCAATATGA
- the LOC131321395 gene encoding transcription termination factor MTERF4, chloroplastic-like translates to MYVKLSYYIGKKYVILFFYPLDFTFVCPTEITAFNNRSAEFEKLNTELLGVFIDSVFSHLAWIQTDRKSGGLGDLKYPLVSDVTKSISKSYGVLIPDLGISLRGLFVSDKEGIILHSTVNNLAIGWSVDETMRTLLALQYVQENSGEKLFSPSKHVETPNTMQYTLHLSPAITTPTTNSLPRPNKFPSNTPNFPSLSCRRNLHFPSLSSTKTFISLPPKPPKPPEIPLSPPPNPLSSFQEEILYLDSIGIDFFSLLSAHPPIISASATDLKSVVEFLQSTAGLTTADVCRVVGMCPEVLTSKISALVAVFTFLLREAGIEGSDLRRVIHRRPRLLACSVETRLRPTLYFLQSIGITSIKQYTSLLSCSVEQKFVPRIEYFQKIGFSQRDTMAIFRRFPPLFCYSIKDNFEPKFDYFVMEMRRELKELKEFPQYFSYSLENRIKPRHRRCVEKGVSLALPVMFKTSEERFEGRLEMFFNSSIPVRTSPLWCATYDENVL, encoded by the exons ATGTAT GTTAAACTCTCATATTATATTGGAAAGAAGTATGTTATTCTCTTTTTCTACCCTCTGGATTTCACATTTGTTTGTCCCACAG AGATCACTGCATTCAACAACCGCTCTGCAGAGTTTGAGAAGTTAAACACAGAACTGTTGGGTGTTTTCATCGACAGCGTG TTCTCCCACCTTGCATGGATCCAAACAGACAGAAAGTCTGGGGGGCTTGGTGATCTGAAGTATCCATTGGTTTCTGATgtgacaaaatcaatctcaaaatCTTATGGCGTACTGATTCCGGATCTG GGAATCTCATTGAGGGGGCTTTTTGTTAGTGACAAGGAAGGAATTATTCTGCACTCCACCGTTAACAATCTTGCAATTGGGTGGAGTGTGGACGAGACAATGAGAACACTCCTG GCATTGCAATACGTGCAGGAGAATTCAGGGGAAAAACTCTTTTCTCCATCCAAACATGTAGAAACCCCCAACACCATGCAATACACCCTCCATCTCTCCCCCGCCatcaccacccccaccaccaatTCCCTCCCCAGACCCAACAAGTTTCCCTCCAACACCCCCAACTTTCCCTCCCTTTCCTGCCGCAGAAACCTCCACTTTCCCTCCCTTTCCTCTACCAAAACCTTCATTTCCCTCCCTCCAAAGCCCCCCAAACCCCCAGAAATTCCCTTATCTCCTCCCCCAAACCCCCTCTCCAGCTTCCAAGAGGAAATTCTCTACCTCGACTCTATCGGCATTGACTTCTTCTCTCTCCTGTCCGCTCACCCCCCAATCATCTCTGCCTCGGCCACTGACTTGAAATCTGTTGTTGAATTCCTTCAATCCACCGCCGGCCTCACTACCGCTGACGTCTGCCGCGTGGTCGGCATGTGCCCTGAGGTTCTAACCTCCAAGATCTCCGCCCTCGTTGCCGTCTTTACCTTCCTCCTCCGCGAGGCCGGCATCGAGGGTTCCGATCTCCGTCGTGTCATCCACCGCCGTCCGCGGCTCCTCGCCTGCAGCGTTGAGACCCGCCTCCGCCCCACCCTCTACTTCCTCCAGAGCATTGGCATAACCTCCATTAAGCAATACACCTCTCTCCTCTCCTGCTCCGTGGAGCAGAAATTCGTCCCCAGAATCGAATACTTCCAGAAAATTGGGTTCTCGCAACGAGACACGATGGCAATCTTTCGTAGATTCCCTCCTTTGTTTTGTTATAGCATCAAGGACAACTTCGAGCCCAAGTTCGATTACTTTGTGATGGAAATGAGGAGAGAATTGAAAGAACTGAAGGAATTTCCACAGTACTTTTCTTATAGTTTGGAAAATAGGATTAAGCCAAGGCATAGGCGTTGTGTGGAGAAGGGCGTTTCTCTAGCACTCCCTGTGATGTTCAAGACCAGCGAGGAGAGGTTTGAGGGTAGATTGGAGATGTTTTTTAATTCATCAATTCCAGTGAGAACTTCTCCTTTGTGGTGTGCAACTTATGATGAGAATGTATTATAG
- the LOC131319325 gene encoding transcription factor E2FA isoform X2, which translates to MSGAQPTNTAAAGPGPGPQSMNRRLLFSSMKPPFVPHEDYHRFPSSKDTAHRVGGSDQVAEAIVVKSPQLKRKSGTDFIDAGSSDWTSSPGFTDTTNSPLRTPVSGKGGRIYGRSKVSKNNRSGPQTPMSNVDSPSPVTPAGSCRYDSSLGLLTKKFINLIKHAEDGMLDLNNAAETLEVQKRRIYDITNVLEGIGLIEKKLKNRIHWKGLDALRPGEVDDDITGLQGEVEKLTMEERTLDDRIREMQERLRDLSEDENNQKWLFVTEEDIKSLPCFQNETLIAIKAPHGTTLEVPDPDEAVDYPQRRYRIILRSTMGPIDVYLVSQFEEKFEEVNGVEPSTSFPVASSSGSNENAATEMTPVVSSRVEFEPPAQYSHRMSSDPNVSQDNAGGIMRIVPSDINDDADYWLLSEADISITDLWKTDSVVEWDGVDILREEFGMAEIGTPRPQTPPCGSTDVPSAVVSFNKR; encoded by the exons ATGTCCGGTGCTCAACCTACGAACACCGCGGCGGCGGGGCCGGGGCCGGGGCCACAGTCGATGAATCGCCGCCTGCTGTTCTCGTCGATGAAGCCGCCGTTCGTTCCTCACGAGGATTACCATAGGTTCCCATCCTCGAAGGACACTGCTCACAGGGTCGGCGGCTCCGATCAGGTGGCCGAAGCTATTGTTGTCAAATCTCCT CAATTAAAGCGGAAGAGTGGAACAGACTTTATTGACGCTGGGTCAAGTGACTGGACTAGCAGTCCTGGATTCACTGATACAACTAACAGTCCCCTGCGAACACCTGTATCTGGAAAAGGAGGAAGAATATATGGCCGGTCCAAAGTCTCAAAGAACAACAGATCTGGGCCTCAGACCCCCATGTCAAATGTTG ATTCTCCCTCTCCTGTTACTCCTGCTGGTAGCTGCCGTTATGATAGCTCCCTAG gtctattgacaaaaaaattcatcaatttgATTAAGCATGCAGAAGATGGTATGCTAGATTTAAACAACGCTGCTGAAACCTTGGAG GTGCAAAAGAGGCGAATTTATGACATTACTAATGTCCTTGAAGGAATTGGCCTAATTGAAAAAAAGCTCAAGAACAGGATTCACTGGAA AGGACTTGATGCTTTAAGACCAGGGGAGGTTGATGATGACATTACTGGGTTACAG GGGGAAGTTGAAAAGCTTACCATGGAAGAACGGACATTAGATGATCGGATAAG AGAAATGCAAGAGAGGTTGAGGGATTTGAGTGAAgatgaaaataatcaaaa GTGGCTTTTTGTGACTGAAGAGGATATCAAGAGCTTACCTTGCTTTCAG AATGAAACTCTAATAGCAATCAAGGCTCCTCATGGGACAACTCTTGAAGTTCCAGATCCTGATGAG GCCGTTGACTACCCACAGAGGAGATATAGAATAATCCTTCGAAGCACAATGGGTCCAATTGATGTCTACCTTGTTAG CCAATTTGAGGAGAAGTTTGAGGAGGTGAATGGAGTTGAGCCATCCACAAGCTTTCCTGTAGCTTCGAGTTCAGGCTCCAATGAAAATGCAGCAACAGAGATGACCCCTGTAGTAAGCAGTAGGGTAGAGTTTGAACCACCTGCCCAATACAGTCACAGAATGAGCTCCGACCCCAATGTTTCACAGGACAATGCTGGGGGAATCATGAGAATTGTCCCCTCAGATATCAAT GATGATGCAGATTACTGGCTTCTATCAGAAGCAGACATTAGCATTACAGACTTGTGGAAGACAGATT CTGTTGTGGAATGGGATGGAGTGGATATTCTTCGCGAGGAGTTTGGAATGGCTGAAATTGGTACCCCGCGGCCACAAACTCCACCATGTGGAAGTACTGATGTTCCATCTGCCGTTGTTAGTTTCAACAAAAGGTGA
- the LOC131319325 gene encoding transcription factor E2FA isoform X1 — MSGAQPTNTAAAGPGPGPQSMNRRLLFSSMKPPFVPHEDYHRFPSSKDTAHRVGGSDQVAEAIVVKSPQLKRKSGTDFIDAGSSDWTSSPGFTDTTNSPLRTPVSGKGGRIYGRSKVSKNNRSGPQTPMSNVDSPSPVTPAGSCRYDSSLGLLTKKFINLIKHAEDGMLDLNNAAETLEVQKRRIYDITNVLEGIGLIEKKLKNRIHWKGLDALRPGEVDDDITGLQGEVEKLTMEERTLDDRIREMQERLRDLSEDENNQKWLFVTEEDIKSLPCFQQNETLIAIKAPHGTTLEVPDPDEAVDYPQRRYRIILRSTMGPIDVYLVSQFEEKFEEVNGVEPSTSFPVASSSGSNENAATEMTPVVSSRVEFEPPAQYSHRMSSDPNVSQDNAGGIMRIVPSDINDDADYWLLSEADISITDLWKTDSVVEWDGVDILREEFGMAEIGTPRPQTPPCGSTDVPSAVVSFNKR; from the exons ATGTCCGGTGCTCAACCTACGAACACCGCGGCGGCGGGGCCGGGGCCGGGGCCACAGTCGATGAATCGCCGCCTGCTGTTCTCGTCGATGAAGCCGCCGTTCGTTCCTCACGAGGATTACCATAGGTTCCCATCCTCGAAGGACACTGCTCACAGGGTCGGCGGCTCCGATCAGGTGGCCGAAGCTATTGTTGTCAAATCTCCT CAATTAAAGCGGAAGAGTGGAACAGACTTTATTGACGCTGGGTCAAGTGACTGGACTAGCAGTCCTGGATTCACTGATACAACTAACAGTCCCCTGCGAACACCTGTATCTGGAAAAGGAGGAAGAATATATGGCCGGTCCAAAGTCTCAAAGAACAACAGATCTGGGCCTCAGACCCCCATGTCAAATGTTG ATTCTCCCTCTCCTGTTACTCCTGCTGGTAGCTGCCGTTATGATAGCTCCCTAG gtctattgacaaaaaaattcatcaatttgATTAAGCATGCAGAAGATGGTATGCTAGATTTAAACAACGCTGCTGAAACCTTGGAG GTGCAAAAGAGGCGAATTTATGACATTACTAATGTCCTTGAAGGAATTGGCCTAATTGAAAAAAAGCTCAAGAACAGGATTCACTGGAA AGGACTTGATGCTTTAAGACCAGGGGAGGTTGATGATGACATTACTGGGTTACAG GGGGAAGTTGAAAAGCTTACCATGGAAGAACGGACATTAGATGATCGGATAAG AGAAATGCAAGAGAGGTTGAGGGATTTGAGTGAAgatgaaaataatcaaaa GTGGCTTTTTGTGACTGAAGAGGATATCAAGAGCTTACCTTGCTTTCAG CAGAATGAAACTCTAATAGCAATCAAGGCTCCTCATGGGACAACTCTTGAAGTTCCAGATCCTGATGAG GCCGTTGACTACCCACAGAGGAGATATAGAATAATCCTTCGAAGCACAATGGGTCCAATTGATGTCTACCTTGTTAG CCAATTTGAGGAGAAGTTTGAGGAGGTGAATGGAGTTGAGCCATCCACAAGCTTTCCTGTAGCTTCGAGTTCAGGCTCCAATGAAAATGCAGCAACAGAGATGACCCCTGTAGTAAGCAGTAGGGTAGAGTTTGAACCACCTGCCCAATACAGTCACAGAATGAGCTCCGACCCCAATGTTTCACAGGACAATGCTGGGGGAATCATGAGAATTGTCCCCTCAGATATCAAT GATGATGCAGATTACTGGCTTCTATCAGAAGCAGACATTAGCATTACAGACTTGTGGAAGACAGATT CTGTTGTGGAATGGGATGGAGTGGATATTCTTCGCGAGGAGTTTGGAATGGCTGAAATTGGTACCCCGCGGCCACAAACTCCACCATGTGGAAGTACTGATGTTCCATCTGCCGTTGTTAGTTTCAACAAAAGGTGA
- the LOC131319326 gene encoding HVA22-like protein j: MLGEFITRGLILVLGYAYPAFECFKTMEKNKVEMHELRFWCQYWIIVAVLTVFERVVDMFISWLPMYGEMKLALIIYLWYPKTKGTGYVYETLLRPYVSMRESDIDRSLRELHARAWDLALYYWQNCTSLGQTKFFEIVGFISAQFGKVTKANNETADQHLQRLANQPQQNGRHDYTPSAPPLSPPRSSFSLFPKQRKQPSDHHRRPPMSPPPGNGYQ, translated from the exons atgttgggagaatTCATCACCAGAGGACTCAT TCTGGTTCTTGGATATGCGTACCCTGCGTTCGAGTGTTTCAAAACTATGGAGAAGAACAAAGTCGAGATGCACGAGCTTCGATTTTGGTGTCAATATTG GATCATCGTGGCAGTGTTGACGGTCTTCGAGCGGGTCGTGGATATGTTCATCTCGTG GTTGCCAATGTACGGTGAGATGAAGCTTGCCTTGATTATCTACTTGTGGTATCCGAAGACAAAG GGAACTGGATACGTGTACGAAACTCTATTGCGACCTTACGTGTCGATGCGTGAGTCGGATATTGATCGGAGTTTGCGGGAGCTGCACGCCAGGGCATGGGATCTGGCCCTTTACTACTGGCAGAATTGTACAAGCCTGGGGCAAACCAAATTCTTCGAGATTGTTGGGTTCATCAGTGCTCAATTTGGAAAGGTTACCAAGGCCAACAATGAG ACGGCTGACCAACATTTGCAAAGGCTGGCTAACCAACCTCAACAGAACGGAAGGCACGACTACACACCTTCagctcctcctctctctcctcccaggTCTTCATTCAGCCTATTTCCTAAGCAACGCAAGCAACCCTCCGACCACCACAGGCGGCCGCCAATGTCGCCACCCCCGGGCAATGGATACCAGTGA